One Azoarcus sp. DN11 DNA segment encodes these proteins:
- a CDS encoding FAD-dependent oxidoreductase, producing the protein MAEKFDVIVVGAGMAGNAAAYTLAQAGLSVLQIERGETPGSKNVQGAILYADALEKIIPDFRDDAPLERHLIEQRVWILDDESYVGSNYRSEEFNREPYNRYTIIRAHFDQWFNKKARDAGALVLCETTVTRLLLDGKRVIGVATDRKGGEIYADCVILADGVNSLLARKAGFHDEIKPKDVALAVKEIHFLPQETIESRFNIGEEEGVVIEMAGKITAGMMGTAFLYTNKESITLGIGCMLSDFKEQSVTPYQLLEKMKDHPAIRPLLAGSEMKEYAAHLIPEGGYHAMPQVYGDGWMIAGDAGMFVNGLHREGSNLAMTTGKLAAETLIELKEQGKAWNARSLARYQAKLDDSFVMKDLRKYRQAPAIFEKNPHFFTTYPELLNKAAHTLVKVDGVDKKSKERSIRSAFVEARSRLGLLGDAFKMWRAFQSR; encoded by the coding sequence ATGGCCGAGAAATTTGACGTCATCGTGGTGGGCGCCGGCATGGCCGGCAACGCCGCCGCCTACACCCTCGCCCAGGCGGGGCTCAGCGTCCTGCAGATCGAGCGCGGCGAGACCCCGGGCTCGAAGAATGTGCAGGGCGCCATCCTCTACGCCGACGCCCTGGAAAAGATCATCCCCGACTTCCGCGACGACGCGCCCCTGGAGCGCCACCTCATCGAGCAGCGGGTGTGGATCCTCGACGACGAGTCCTACGTCGGTTCCAACTACCGCTCGGAAGAGTTCAACCGCGAGCCCTACAACCGCTACACCATCATCCGCGCCCACTTCGACCAGTGGTTCAACAAGAAGGCGCGGGACGCCGGCGCCTTGGTGCTGTGCGAGACGACGGTGACCAGGCTGCTGCTGGACGGCAAGCGGGTGATCGGCGTCGCCACCGACCGCAAGGGCGGCGAGATCTACGCCGACTGCGTGATCCTCGCCGACGGGGTGAATTCCCTGCTCGCCAGGAAGGCCGGCTTCCACGACGAGATCAAGCCGAAGGACGTGGCGCTGGCGGTGAAGGAAATCCACTTCCTGCCCCAGGAGACGATCGAGTCGCGCTTCAACATCGGCGAGGAGGAGGGGGTGGTGATCGAGATGGCCGGCAAGATCACCGCCGGCATGATGGGCACCGCCTTCCTGTACACCAACAAGGAGTCGATCACCCTGGGCATCGGCTGCATGTTGAGCGACTTCAAGGAGCAGTCGGTCACGCCCTACCAGCTCCTCGAGAAGATGAAGGATCATCCGGCGATCCGCCCGCTGCTGGCCGGCTCGGAGATGAAGGAGTACGCCGCCCACCTGATTCCCGAGGGCGGTTACCACGCCATGCCGCAGGTCTATGGCGACGGCTGGATGATCGCCGGCGACGCCGGGATGTTCGTCAATGGCCTGCACCGCGAAGGCTCCAACCTCGCGATGACCACCGGCAAGCTCGCCGCCGAGACGCTGATCGAACTGAAGGAGCAGGGCAAGGCGTGGAACGCCCGCAGCCTAGCCCGCTACCAGGCCAAGCTCGACGACTCCTTCGTCATGAAGGACCTCAGGAAGTACCGGCAGGCCCCGGCCATCTTCGAGAAGAATCCGCACTTTTTCACGACCTACCCGGAGCTCCTTAACAAGGCGGCCCACACCCTGGTCAAGGTGGACGGGGTGGACAAGAAGAGCAAGGAGCGCTCGATCCGAAGCGCCTTCGTCGAGGCGCGCAGCCGCCTCGGCCTGCTCGGCGATGCCTTCAAGATGTGGCGTGCCTTCCAGTCGCGTTGA
- a CDS encoding ferredoxin family protein produces the protein MIKVEEKLFQNRYRVDAGRPHITIKDPQLCATGCDKKQCTVCCPAGCYTEEGNGRVVMIADGCMECGTCRIICDEHRNVEWDWPRGGFGILFKFG, from the coding sequence ATGATCAAGGTTGAAGAAAAGCTGTTCCAGAACCGCTACCGCGTTGATGCCGGGCGGCCCCACATCACCATCAAGGATCCGCAGCTCTGCGCCACCGGCTGCGACAAGAAACAATGCACGGTGTGCTGCCCGGCCGGTTGCTACACCGAGGAGGGCAACGGCCGGGTGGTGATGATCGCCGACGGCTGCATGGAGTGCGGCACCTGCCGCATCATCTGCGACGAGCACCGCAACGTCGAGTGGGACTGGCCGCGCGGCGGCTTCGGCATCCTGTTCAAGTTCGGTTGA
- the nifA gene encoding nif-specific transcriptional activator NifA: MSYGKPGHSSELELLTIYEISKVLTGTLNFRQSVRNVLKLLLTQLQMEHGIVGLVQDDGKLHIIGAAGVPWPLDEAPVLDISEGMVAQVLRHGSPIVVPDLTKDPLFLNRTGHNPDDVAGTAYIVVPVKSEREVIGILSADRKPGGERPINFERDVRILSLVANLLGQTYQLHRAVAVDRQHLLEETSRLQKQLQGRYDIENVVGKSKRMKEVFADVHQAARGSDATVLLRGESGTGKEAIAHAIHYLSARSKGPFVKLNCAALPETLLESELFGHEKGAFTGATSERKGRFEMANGGTVFLDEIGDISPAFQAKLLRVLQEHEFERVGGSKTIKTDVRLVAATNRNLEEMVQKGEFRADLYFRLNVVTIFLPPLRERKDDIPLLVDFFLSRFNTENNRALAITSGAVEILMQCNWPGNVRELENCIQRAATMTRGNLIRESDMRCQKGQCFSAMLLETTQSRSCFPVVAAPPSRIRSAASLPIVPGEPAATRAGEGGAVSADERTRLIDAMERCGWVQAKAARLLGLTPRQIGYALRKQGVEMKRL, from the coding sequence ATGTCATATGGCAAGCCCGGTCATTCGTCCGAGCTGGAACTGCTGACCATCTACGAGATCAGCAAGGTTCTCACCGGCACGTTGAACTTCCGGCAATCGGTGCGGAACGTCCTCAAGCTGCTGCTGACGCAGCTGCAGATGGAACACGGCATCGTCGGACTGGTGCAGGACGATGGAAAACTGCACATCATTGGTGCGGCGGGCGTGCCCTGGCCGCTCGACGAGGCGCCGGTGCTCGATATCTCGGAGGGCATGGTCGCCCAGGTGCTGCGCCACGGCTCGCCCATCGTCGTCCCCGACCTGACGAAGGATCCGCTGTTCCTCAACCGCACCGGACACAATCCGGACGACGTCGCGGGCACGGCCTACATCGTCGTGCCGGTGAAGAGCGAGCGCGAGGTGATCGGCATCCTGTCGGCCGACCGCAAGCCCGGCGGCGAGCGGCCGATCAACTTCGAGCGCGACGTGCGCATCCTGTCGCTGGTGGCGAACCTCCTGGGCCAGACGTATCAGCTGCACCGGGCGGTGGCGGTCGACCGCCAGCACCTGCTGGAGGAAACCAGCCGGCTGCAGAAACAGCTGCAGGGCCGGTACGACATCGAGAACGTCGTCGGCAAATCGAAGCGCATGAAGGAGGTTTTCGCGGACGTGCATCAGGCGGCCCGCGGCTCGGACGCGACGGTGCTGCTGCGCGGCGAGTCGGGTACCGGCAAGGAGGCCATCGCGCACGCCATCCATTACCTGTCGGCGCGCAGCAAGGGACCCTTCGTCAAGCTCAACTGCGCGGCCCTGCCGGAAACGCTGCTGGAGTCCGAGCTCTTCGGCCACGAGAAAGGCGCCTTCACCGGCGCGACCTCGGAGCGCAAGGGACGCTTCGAGATGGCGAACGGCGGCACGGTCTTCCTCGACGAGATCGGCGACATCTCGCCGGCCTTCCAGGCCAAGCTGCTGCGCGTGCTGCAGGAGCACGAGTTCGAGCGGGTCGGCGGCAGCAAGACGATCAAGACCGACGTCCGCCTCGTGGCGGCGACGAACCGCAACCTGGAGGAGATGGTGCAGAAGGGGGAATTCCGCGCCGATCTCTATTTCCGCCTCAACGTCGTGACGATCTTCCTCCCGCCGCTGCGCGAGCGGAAGGACGACATCCCGCTGCTGGTGGATTTCTTCCTGTCGCGCTTCAACACGGAGAACAACCGCGCGCTGGCGATCACCAGCGGCGCGGTGGAGATCCTGATGCAGTGCAACTGGCCGGGCAATGTGCGCGAACTGGAGAACTGCATCCAGCGGGCCGCCACCATGACCCGCGGCAACCTCATCCGCGAAAGCGACATGCGCTGCCAGAAGGGCCAGTGCTTCTCGGCGATGCTGCTGGAGACCACCCAGTCGCGCAGCTGCTTTCCGGTGGTTGCGGCGCCACCGTCACGGATACGTTCCGCCGCATCGCTGCCGATCGTGCCGGGCGAACCGGCGGCAACCCGCGCCGGCGAAGGCGGTGCGGTGTCCGCCGACGAGCGCACCCGCCTGATCGACGCGATGGAGCGCTGCGGCTGGGTCCAGGCCAAGGCCGCGCGCCTGCTGGGCCTCACCCCCCGCCAGATCGGCTACGCGCTGCGCAAGCAGGGGGTCGAGATGAAGCGCCTGTAG
- a CDS encoding zinc ribbon domain-containing protein, whose product MPLYDFRCPRCQTVHERLVRADSTPACGTCGQPLERLVSLPAAPGKSAGMIARARARAAREGHFSND is encoded by the coding sequence ATGCCCCTCTACGACTTCCGCTGCCCCCGTTGCCAGACCGTACACGAGCGCCTGGTGCGCGCCGACAGCACACCGGCCTGCGGTACCTGCGGCCAGCCGCTGGAACGCCTGGTGTCCCTCCCCGCCGCACCCGGCAAGAGCGCCGGCATGATCGCCCGCGCCCGCGCGCGGGCGGCGCGGGAAGGACACTTCAGCAACGACTGA
- the nifB gene encoding nitrogenase cofactor biosynthesis protein NifB — protein sequence MALPPSTVALSASQSMRTASAPRRIIPLAVGRAAPPAGGCGTAQQGGCGSASSSALPEHIRAKVHDHPCYSAEAHHHFARMHIAVAPACNIQCNYCNRKFDCANESRPGVVSEKLTPEQAATKVLAVAAHIPQLSVVGIAGPGDALANPEKTFRTFDLIKAAAPDLRLCLSTNGLALPDHVERIRDLGVDHVTITINMVDPEVGARIYPWIFYRHKRFHGMEAARILHERQMLGLERLVAAGVLVKVNSVMIPGINDAHLMAVNAAVKARGAFLHNIMPLISDPAHGTHFGLTGQRGPTPEELKALQDRCEGDMQLMRHCRQCRADAVGMLGEDRGGEFGMESIAAIAAGIEPARVVEARQAYRAFVDKERGDQAAARQVALAALPVVAGQVDASRLVAVATKGSGRINQHFGHAEEFQIYEVSAAGARFVGHRKVELYCQGGYEDDEAMPGIVQALAGCSAVLVAKIGHCPRKDLAAAGIAAVEDYAHEYIEASLLDWFGKTVARQAVAASAA from the coding sequence ATGGCCTTGCCCCCTTCGACCGTCGCACTGTCTGCTTCCCAGTCCATGCGGACGGCGAGCGCGCCACGCCGCATCATCCCTCTCGCCGTCGGCCGCGCCGCGCCGCCCGCCGGCGGCTGCGGGACGGCGCAGCAAGGCGGCTGCGGTTCCGCTTCGTCGTCGGCGCTGCCCGAACACATCCGCGCCAAGGTGCATGACCACCCCTGCTACAGCGCCGAGGCGCACCACCACTTCGCCCGCATGCACATCGCCGTGGCGCCGGCCTGCAACATCCAGTGCAACTACTGCAACCGCAAGTTCGACTGTGCCAACGAGAGCCGCCCGGGCGTCGTCAGCGAGAAGCTCACGCCCGAGCAGGCGGCGACCAAGGTGCTGGCGGTGGCGGCGCACATTCCGCAGCTGTCGGTGGTGGGCATTGCCGGCCCCGGCGATGCGCTGGCGAATCCGGAGAAGACTTTCCGCACCTTCGACCTGATCAAGGCCGCCGCGCCCGATCTGCGCCTGTGCCTGTCCACCAACGGCCTGGCGCTGCCCGACCACGTCGAGCGCATCCGCGACCTGGGGGTGGACCACGTCACCATCACCATCAACATGGTCGATCCCGAGGTGGGGGCGCGCATCTACCCGTGGATCTTCTACCGGCACAAGCGCTTCCACGGCATGGAGGCGGCGCGCATCCTCCACGAGCGGCAGATGCTGGGCCTCGAGCGCCTGGTGGCGGCCGGCGTGCTGGTGAAGGTGAACTCGGTGATGATTCCCGGCATCAACGACGCGCACCTCATGGCGGTGAACGCTGCCGTGAAGGCCCGCGGCGCCTTCCTGCACAACATCATGCCGCTCATCTCCGACCCGGCCCATGGCACCCACTTCGGTCTCACCGGCCAGCGCGGGCCGACGCCCGAGGAGCTGAAGGCCCTGCAGGACCGCTGCGAGGGCGACATGCAGCTGATGCGCCACTGCCGGCAGTGCCGCGCCGACGCCGTGGGCATGCTCGGCGAGGATCGCGGCGGCGAGTTCGGCATGGAGAGCATCGCAGCGATCGCCGCGGGCATCGAGCCGGCACGCGTGGTGGAGGCCCGCCAAGCCTACCGTGCCTTCGTGGACAAGGAGCGGGGCGATCAGGCGGCGGCGCGCCAGGTGGCGCTGGCGGCCCTGCCGGTCGTAGCCGGGCAAGTCGATGCATCCCGGCTGGTGGCGGTGGCCACCAAGGGCTCAGGGCGCATCAACCAGCACTTCGGCCACGCCGAGGAATTCCAGATCTACGAGGTCTCTGCCGCCGGCGCGAGATTCGTTGGACATCGCAAGGTGGAGCTCTATTGCCAGGGCGGCTATGAGGACGACGAGGCGATGCCCGGCATCGTGCAGGCGCTGGCCGGCTGCAGTGCCGTGCTGGTGGCGAAGATCGGCCACTGCCCGCGCAAGGACCTGGCCGCGGCGGGCATCGCTGCGGTGGAGGACTACGCCCACGAATACATCGAGGCTTCGCTCCTCGACTGGTTCGGCAAAACCGTCGCCCGCCAGGCTGTTGCGGCGTCCGCCGCCTGA
- a CDS encoding nitrogen fixation protein NifZ, with protein MLARDSDFVELDGPPAFDYGEKVVSRKNVRNDGTFGGKELGDLLVKKGDVGYVKSIGSFLQQFYIYGIDFVDRGYVVGMKGRELRSLDRIAADDADVPGEVIGGLAESMEATA; from the coding sequence ATGCTAGCCCGCGACTCGGACTTCGTCGAACTCGACGGCCCGCCCGCCTTCGACTACGGCGAAAAGGTCGTCTCGCGCAAGAACGTGCGCAACGACGGCACCTTCGGCGGCAAGGAACTCGGCGACCTGCTGGTGAAGAAGGGGGATGTCGGCTACGTCAAGAGCATCGGCTCCTTCCTGCAGCAGTTCTACATCTACGGCATCGATTTCGTCGACCGCGGCTACGTGGTGGGCATGAAGGGGCGCGAACTGCGCTCCCTCGACCGCATCGCGGCGGACGATGCCGACGTCCCCGGCGAGGTCATCGGCGGCCTCGCGGAATCCATGGAGGCAACAGCATGA
- the nifT gene encoding putative nitrogen fixation protein NifT gives MKVTVRKEAGGGYSIYVPKKDLEARIVELADDRLWGSTATLDNGWQLELPDLPFDTRLPVTVEARRLAGD, from the coding sequence ATGAAAGTGACAGTACGCAAGGAAGCGGGCGGTGGCTATTCCATCTACGTGCCGAAGAAGGACCTCGAGGCGCGCATCGTCGAACTGGCGGACGACCGTCTGTGGGGCAGCACGGCCACGCTCGACAACGGCTGGCAGTTGGAGCTGCCGGACCTGCCCTTCGACACCCGCCTGCCGGTCACGGTCGAGGCGCGGCGGTTGGCCGGCGACTGA
- the draG gene encoding ADP-ribosyl-[dinitrogen reductase] hydrolase has protein sequence MSGEPTLLDRARGAYLGLAVGDALGATVEFLTPGEIRHQYGELKDIVGGGWLRLKAGQVTDDTQMSLALGEAILVADGWHLPTIAEHWLAWLKGKPIDVGNTCRRGLARYGREGSLHGPANDGDAGNGALMRNLPTVLLAHYDPALLHRLSIDQARITHHHPLSDAATEALAQMTAALLHGAKRSEVIGIAQDLVARHRQFRFAPYPGRTSAYVVDTVQTVLHAFFTSAGFEDCLRRTVNLGGDADTTGAIAGMLAGARWGAAAIPARWLRKLERPARAAIERQVPALLALGDAISRRPTAAPRP, from the coding sequence GTGAGCGGCGAACCCACCCTGCTCGACCGCGCCCGTGGCGCCTACCTGGGGCTCGCGGTGGGCGACGCCCTGGGGGCGACCGTGGAGTTCCTCACTCCCGGCGAGATCCGCCACCAGTACGGCGAGCTGAAGGACATCGTGGGCGGCGGCTGGCTCAGGCTGAAGGCGGGCCAGGTGACCGACGACACGCAGATGTCGCTCGCCCTCGGCGAAGCGATCCTCGTCGCAGACGGCTGGCACCTGCCGACCATCGCCGAGCACTGGCTCGCATGGCTGAAGGGCAAGCCGATCGACGTCGGCAACACCTGTCGCCGCGGCCTTGCCCGCTACGGGCGCGAGGGCAGCCTGCACGGCCCGGCGAACGACGGCGATGCGGGCAACGGCGCGCTGATGCGCAACCTGCCGACGGTGCTGCTGGCCCACTACGACCCGGCCCTGCTGCACCGCCTGTCGATCGACCAGGCCCGCATCACCCACCATCACCCGCTGTCGGACGCCGCCACCGAGGCGCTCGCGCAGATGACCGCGGCGCTGCTTCACGGTGCGAAGCGCTCCGAGGTGATCGGCATCGCGCAGGATCTGGTGGCGCGCCACCGGCAGTTCCGCTTCGCCCCCTACCCGGGGCGCACCAGCGCCTACGTCGTGGACACGGTGCAGACGGTACTGCACGCCTTCTTCACCAGCGCGGGTTTCGAGGATTGCCTGCGGCGGACGGTGAACCTCGGCGGCGACGCCGACACCACCGGTGCCATCGCCGGCATGCTGGCCGGGGCGCGCTGGGGCGCGGCGGCGATTCCCGCGCGCTGGCTACGCAAACTGGAGCGGCCGGCACGTGCCGCCATCGAGCGGCAGGTGCCGGCCCTCCTCGCCCTGGGCGACGCAATCAGTCGCCGGCCAACCGCCGCGCCTCGACCGTGA
- a CDS encoding NAD(+)--dinitrogen-reductase ADP-D-ribosyltransferase: protein MDSPRSLPPLPIGHSTNLIGVPTAVLASSAFQDTPLPLAISGVRQTNGALFAMLHDARSASDAVAAFRIYMRAVFDLDGPPERDAAGRRRYRANYQRLLRGWGFDANGKEGAVLKGWVESRFGLLPTFHKEILGRYPSPAWMAYTEEKMAARFHNNCILLQLDLLYEFAQRFLRRWLYPGRSHVTLYRGVNDFGEHLLVERLDRRRAVVRQNNLVSFTTQRDVADQFGDTILEVDVPLSKILYCNAMAPGPVLRGEGEVLVIGGDYRVRLGYL from the coding sequence ATGGACTCCCCGCGCTCCCTTCCGCCCCTCCCGATCGGCCACAGCACGAACCTGATCGGCGTCCCCACCGCCGTGCTGGCAAGCAGCGCCTTCCAGGACACCCCGCTGCCGCTTGCCATCAGCGGCGTGCGGCAGACGAACGGGGCGCTCTTCGCGATGCTCCACGACGCCCGCTCCGCGAGCGATGCGGTTGCGGCATTCCGGATCTACATGCGCGCCGTATTCGATCTGGATGGCCCGCCGGAGCGCGACGCCGCCGGCCGCAGGCGCTATCGTGCGAACTATCAGCGGCTGCTGCGCGGCTGGGGATTCGATGCCAACGGCAAGGAGGGGGCGGTGCTCAAGGGCTGGGTGGAGTCGCGCTTCGGCCTGCTGCCGACCTTCCACAAGGAGATCCTGGGGCGCTATCCGTCCCCCGCATGGATGGCCTATACGGAGGAGAAGATGGCGGCGCGCTTCCACAACAACTGCATCCTCTTGCAGCTCGACCTGCTCTACGAGTTCGCGCAGCGCTTCCTGCGCCGCTGGCTCTACCCCGGGCGCAGCCACGTCACCCTCTACCGCGGCGTGAACGACTTCGGCGAGCATCTGCTGGTCGAGCGCCTCGACCGCAGGCGCGCTGTCGTACGACAGAACAATCTCGTCTCGTTCACGACACAACGCGACGTGGCCGACCAGTTCGGCGACACGATCCTCGAAGTGGACGTGCCGCTGTCGAAGATCCTCTATTGCAACGCGATGGCCCCCGGGCCGGTGCTGCGCGGCGAAGGCGAGGTGCTGGTGATCGGCGGCGACTACCGCGTGCGGCTGGGCTACCTGTGA
- the nifH gene encoding nitrogenase iron protein encodes MSLRQIAFYGKGGIGKSTTSQNTLAALAEMGQKILIVGCDPKADSTRLILHAKAQDTVLSLAAEAGSVEDLELEDVLRVGYRDIRCVESGGPEPGVGCAGRGVITAINFLEENGAYDGVDYVSYDVLGDVVCGGFAMPIRENKAQEIYIVMSGEMMAMYAANNISKGILKYANTGGVRLGGLVCNERQTDKEWELADALAKRLGTSLIHFVPRDNVVQHAELRRMTVLEYDPECKQAEEYRQLARKVHANKGNGTIPTPISMEELEDLLLEFGIMQKEDDSIVGKAKAVA; translated from the coding sequence ATGAGTCTGCGTCAAATCGCGTTCTACGGCAAAGGCGGGATCGGCAAGTCCACCACCTCCCAGAACACCCTCGCGGCGCTGGCCGAAATGGGCCAGAAGATCCTCATCGTCGGCTGCGACCCGAAGGCCGACTCGACCCGCCTGATCCTGCACGCCAAGGCGCAGGACACGGTGCTCTCGCTCGCCGCCGAGGCCGGCTCGGTGGAGGACCTGGAGCTCGAGGACGTGCTGCGCGTCGGCTACCGCGACATCCGCTGCGTCGAGTCGGGCGGCCCGGAACCCGGCGTCGGCTGCGCCGGCCGTGGCGTCATCACCGCGATCAACTTCCTCGAGGAGAACGGTGCCTACGACGGCGTGGATTACGTCTCCTACGACGTGCTCGGCGACGTGGTGTGCGGCGGCTTCGCGATGCCGATCCGCGAGAACAAGGCCCAGGAAATCTACATCGTCATGTCCGGCGAGATGATGGCGATGTACGCCGCGAACAACATCTCGAAGGGCATCCTGAAGTACGCCAACACCGGCGGCGTGCGCCTGGGCGGCCTGGTGTGCAACGAGCGCCAGACCGACAAGGAATGGGAACTGGCCGACGCGCTGGCGAAGCGCCTTGGCACCTCCTTGATCCACTTCGTGCCGCGCGACAACGTCGTCCAGCACGCCGAACTGCGCCGCATGACGGTCCTTGAATACGATCCCGAGTGCAAGCAGGCCGAGGAATACCGCCAACTCGCGCGCAAGGTGCATGCCAACAAGGGCAACGGCACTATCCCCACCCCGATCAGCATGGAAGAGCTGGAAGACCTGCTGCTCGAGTTCGGGATCATGCAGAAGGAAGACGACAGCATCGTCGGCAAGGCCAAGGCCGTGGCCTAA
- the nifD gene encoding nitrogenase molybdenum-iron protein alpha chain: MSAVIDETADDKTREVADRRALIQEVLATYPEKAGKKRAKHLNVYEEGKPDCGVKSNIKSLPGVMTIRGCAYAGSKGVVWGPIKDMVHVSHGPVGCGQYSWATRRNYANGTSGVDSFAALQITSDFQEKDIVFGGDKKLDKLIDELKTVFPLAKGVSVQSECPIGLIGDDIEAVAKKKHKETGLTVVPVRCEGFRGVSQSLGHHIANDAIRDWVFDKADYEAPFESTPYDVVLMADYNIGGDAWASRILLEEMGLRVIGQGTGDATLKEIEMMPRAKVLLLHCYRSMNYIARHVEEKYGVPWMEYNFFGPTKIAESLRKIAALFDDTIKANAEKVIAKHEQLCADVIAKYKPRLEGKKVMLYVGGLRPRHVIGAYEDLGMEVVGTGYEFGHGDDYQRTTGYIKDGTLIYDDVSGFELEKFAEKIRPDLIGSGVKEKYIFQKMGIPFRQMHSWDYSGPYHGYDGFAIFARDMDMAINSPVWSLTKAPWKK; encoded by the coding sequence ATGAGTGCTGTAATCGACGAAACTGCGGATGACAAGACCCGCGAAGTTGCCGACAGGAGGGCCCTCATCCAGGAGGTCCTCGCGACCTACCCGGAGAAGGCCGGGAAGAAGCGCGCCAAGCACCTCAACGTGTACGAGGAAGGCAAGCCCGACTGCGGTGTCAAGTCCAACATCAAGTCCCTGCCCGGTGTGATGACCATCCGCGGCTGCGCCTACGCCGGTTCCAAGGGTGTGGTGTGGGGTCCGATCAAGGACATGGTGCACGTCTCCCACGGTCCCGTGGGCTGCGGCCAGTACTCCTGGGCTACCCGCCGCAACTACGCCAACGGCACCTCGGGCGTGGATAGCTTCGCCGCCCTGCAAATCACGTCCGACTTCCAGGAGAAGGACATCGTCTTCGGCGGCGACAAGAAGCTGGACAAGCTGATCGACGAGCTCAAGACCGTCTTCCCGCTGGCCAAGGGTGTCTCGGTGCAGTCCGAGTGCCCCATCGGCCTCATCGGCGACGACATCGAGGCGGTCGCGAAGAAGAAGCACAAGGAGACCGGGTTGACCGTGGTCCCGGTGCGCTGCGAAGGCTTCCGCGGCGTGTCCCAGTCCCTGGGCCACCACATCGCCAACGACGCGATCCGCGACTGGGTGTTCGACAAGGCGGACTACGAGGCGCCTTTCGAGTCCACCCCCTACGACGTGGTGCTGATGGCCGACTACAACATCGGCGGCGACGCCTGGGCCTCGCGCATCCTGCTCGAGGAGATGGGCCTGCGGGTCATCGGCCAGGGCACCGGCGATGCGACCCTCAAGGAAATCGAGATGATGCCGCGGGCCAAGGTGCTGCTGCTGCACTGCTACCGCTCGATGAACTACATCGCGCGGCACGTGGAGGAGAAGTACGGCGTGCCCTGGATGGAGTACAACTTCTTCGGCCCGACCAAGATCGCCGAGTCCCTGCGCAAGATCGCCGCGCTCTTCGACGACACCATCAAGGCCAACGCCGAGAAGGTCATCGCCAAGCACGAGCAGCTGTGCGCCGACGTGATCGCCAAGTACAAGCCGCGCCTGGAAGGCAAGAAGGTGATGCTCTACGTCGGCGGCCTGCGCCCGCGCCACGTCATCGGCGCCTATGAGGACCTGGGCATGGAAGTGGTCGGCACCGGCTACGAGTTCGGCCACGGCGACGACTACCAGCGCACCACCGGCTACATCAAGGACGGCACCCTGATCTACGACGACGTCTCCGGCTTCGAACTGGAGAAGTTCGCCGAGAAGATCCGCCCCGACCTGATCGGCTCCGGCGTGAAGGAGAAGTACATCTTCCAGAAGATGGGCATCCCCTTCCGCCAGATGCACAGCTGGGACTACTCCGGCCCCTACCACGGCTACGACGGCTTCGCGATCTTCGCCCGCGACATGGACATGGCGATCAACAGCCCCGTGTGGTCGCTGACCAAGGCGCCCTGGAAAAAGTAA